The following coding sequences lie in one Syngnathus scovelli strain Florida chromosome 1, RoL_Ssco_1.2, whole genome shotgun sequence genomic window:
- the pld7 gene encoding 5'-3' exonuclease PLD3 isoform X1 — protein MHMVLRPRKSMNRNYEDDEQEETAETTKMPMRRSFRLAQRPTDADFEDLDSETVHGEVMERVQTDDEESMEENDDTFYLQEMKRCSVVLDRLGDKATRREPEERDDMSRKSAKPASRIPTFHKRPAVVSAELPVSKKEPPPNLVQPTDKPANVDVSKTKILEPHLQPLVRTPKVILEARTTPFSIEQMAAGAAPQNYVLCEAVPPSLILSPRPALRAEENPIRGENESQRTEMDSAASRLPLMAAQSNNACLEEIPQKPYLEKKINIPLTIPKEPTCIPHTQAIVDEKPPWEVEDPNAAESNDPRSSDIDSENDQASDDHSSDDSVNTEDRNEPQASICEEVAKDEAAIDAKSASSVLAKQPAKGPATKSTKGSRCGGLALYFLLSATLLLFGMHAWRFGLPMSVSQLAAHLELHWLEGVGPITEECSRDCRAHLVESIPVGLYPSSPSPQHSTAATWLKLLDQANSSVSIAAFYVTLRSNDSKFAGSVDIQGREVFEQLKQLPSKHVKLSIAVNGPQTSTQDTSELAAAGVNIREVDLKSISGGIVHTKLLLVDQKHFYLGSANMDWRSLTQVKEVGVVIEDCSCLAQDAARILEMYWSLNGSLPLYWPARFTALSRSRDPLKLNLNGVAAKVYLSSSPPQISTRGREDDLHAILSVIEDAQEFIFISVMDYLPLTEFTEPIRFWPAIDSALRAAACARGMKLRLLVSCWEHSPAAMFTFLQSLLVLNRPPMKCDIEVKIFTVPTTVDQMKIPFARVNHAKFMVTDRVLYIGTSNWSETYFTETAGVGLVVNQTDSKVRQGQRTLQSQAEELFLRDWRSHYSSTLSATDVRVCPRMSH, from the exons ATGCATATGGTTTTGCGACCCAGAAAATCAATGAATCGCAATTATGAGGACGACgaacaagaagaaacagcagaaACAACCAAAATGCCAATGAGGAGGTCCTTCCGCCTGGCGCAGAGACCCACGGACGCG GACTTCGAGGACTTGGACTCTGAAACTGTGCACGGTGAGGTGATGGAGAGAGTGCAGACTGATGATGAAGAATCCATGGAGGAAAACGATGACACG TTTTATCTTCAGGAAATGAAGCGCTGCAGCGTTGTGCTGGACCGTCTCGGCGATAAGGCCACGCGAAGAGAACCTGAGGAGCGAGACGACATGAGCCGCAAAAGCGCCAAGCCTGCCTCCCGCATCCCAACTTTCCATAAGCGGCCTGCTGTTGTGAGCGCAGAGCTGCCTGTCTCAAAAAAAGAGCCTCCTCCAAACCTGGTTCAGCCTACTGACAAACCTGCAAATGTTGACGTATCCAAGACCAAAATACTTGAACCCCACCTCCAGCCACTGGTCCGCACCCCTAAAGTCATTTTGGAGGCTCGCACCACCCCGTTCAGCATAGAACAAATGGCCGCAGGGGCTGCCCCCCAAAACTACGTCTTGTGTGAGGCAGTACCACCCAGTCTGATCCTCAGCCCCAGGCCTGCCCTCAGAGCAGAGGAGAATCCCATCCGAGGGGAAAACGAGAGCCAACGCACGGAAATGGACAGCGCTGCAAGCAGACTTCCGCTCATGGCCGCCCAAAGCAATAACGCATGTCTGGAAGAAATTCCTCAGAAGCCTTATTTAGAGAAAAAGATCAATATTCCTCTAACAATACCCAAAGAGCCCACCTGCATACCCCACACACAAGCTATTGTGGACGAAAAACCACCATGGGAGGTCGAAGATCCAAACGCAGCTGAGTCAAATGACCCAAGATCATCAGACATAGATAGTGAGAATGATCAGGCATCGGATGATCACTCCTCAGATGATTCTGTCAATACAGAGGACCGCAATGAACCACAAGCAAGCATTTGCGAGGAGGTTGCAAAGGACGAAGCTGCAATTGACGCCAAATCGGCCTCTTCTGTGCTAGCAAAGCAGCCTGCTAAAGGTCCAGCAACCAagtcaacaaaa GGATCCCGATGCGGAGGCTTGGCCCTCTACTTCTTGCTGTCGGCAACTCTGCTGCTGTTTGGTATGCACGCGTGGCGCTTCGGCCTCCCCATGTCGGTCAGCCAACTCGCTGCTCATCTGGAGCTGCACTGGCTGGAGGGCGTGGGCCCCATCACGGAGGAGTGTAGCAGAGATTGTAG GGCTCATTTGGTGGAGAGCATTCCCGTGGGTTTGTACCCGTCCAGTCCGTCGCCGCAGCACAGCACAGCGGCCACCTGGCTCAAGCTGCTGGACCAAGCCAACAGCTCGGTCAGCATCGCCGCTTTCTACGTGACGCTGCGGAGCAACGATTCCAAGTTTGCCGGCTCCGTGGACATTCAG GGCAGGGAGGTCTTTGAGCAGCTGAAGCAACTTCCATCCAAACATGTGAAGCTCAGTATAGCCGTGAATGGCCCACAGACCTCCACTCAGGACACGAGTGAATTGGCTGCAGCAG GTGTCAACATCAGGGAGGTGGATCTGAAGTCTATATCTGGAGGTATCGTGCACACCAAACTGCTGCTGGTTGATCAGAAGCACTTCTACTTGGGTAGTGCCAACATGGACTGGCGTTCTTTGACTCAG GTGAAGGAGGTCGGTGTTGTCATAGAGGACTGCAGCTGCCTGGCGCAAGACGCCGCTCGTATCTTGGAGATGTACTGGAGCCTCAATGGATCCCTGCCACTCTATTGGCCAGCTCGCTTCACCGCCCTGTCCAGGTCCCGGGATCCTCTGAAGCTCAACTTGAACGGAGTCGCCGCCAAAGTCTACTTGTCT AGTTCCCCACCACAGATCTCAACGCGAGGACGCGAGGACGATCTCCACGCCATCTTGTCCGTCATCGAGGATGCTCAGGAATTTATTTTTATCTCTGTCATGGACTATCTTCCTCTTACGGAGTTCACCGAGCCAATCAG GTTCTGGCCCGCCATCGACTCGGCCCTACGCGCAGCAGCTTGCGCGCGAGGTATGAAACTCCGTCTCCTGGTCAGCTGCTGGGAGCACTCGCCTGCCGCCATGTTCACCTTCCTGCAGTCGTTGCTAGTTCTCAACAGGCCGCCCATGAAATGCGACATTGAAGTG AAAATTTTCACAGTGCCCACGACCGTAGACCAGATGAAGATCCCCTTTGCTCGAGTCAACCACGCCAAGTTTATGGTCACCGACAGAGTTCTCTATATCG GCACATCCAACTGGTCCGAGACCTACTTTACCGAGACCGCCGGAGTGGGTTTGGTGGTGAACCAGACAGATTCCAAGGTCAGACAAGGCCAGCGGACATTGCAGAGCCAAGCAGAGGAGCTCTTCCTCCGAGACTGGAGGTCTCATTACTCCAGCACACTGTCGGCCACCGACGTCAGAGTCTGCCCTCGTATGTCACACTAA
- the smim19 gene encoding small integral membrane protein 19, with protein sequence MGAHGLLGNEPESIDYSVHEAWNEATNVYLLVILVSFGLLIYARKNKRKIMRIFNLPPSVGGNPEPNFYDSLQKVRLRQQLEMYSLARKYDQQQHQGQTDSVQLSME encoded by the exons ATGGGGGCTCACGGCCTTTTGGGGAACGAGCCCGAGTCCATCGACTACTCTGTCCACGAAGCCTGGAACGAAGCCACCAACGTTTACCTGCTGGTTATTCTGGTTAGCTTTGGCCTGCTCATTTATGCCAGAAA AAATAAGCGGAAGATCATGCGCATCTTCAACCTGCCTCCCAGCGTTGGTGGCAACCCAGAGCCAAACTTCTACGACAGCCTGCAGAAGGTCCGTTTGAGACAACAGCTGGAGATGTACTCTCTAG CTCGGAAATATGATCAGCAACAGCATCAAGGCCAGACAGACAGTGTTCAGCTTTCCATGGAATGA
- the pld7 gene encoding 5'-3' exonuclease PLD3 isoform X2, translating into MHMVLRPRKSMNRNYEDDEQEETAETTKMPMRRSFRLAQRPTDADFEDLDSETVHGEVMERVQTDDEESMEENDDTEMKRCSVVLDRLGDKATRREPEERDDMSRKSAKPASRIPTFHKRPAVVSAELPVSKKEPPPNLVQPTDKPANVDVSKTKILEPHLQPLVRTPKVILEARTTPFSIEQMAAGAAPQNYVLCEAVPPSLILSPRPALRAEENPIRGENESQRTEMDSAASRLPLMAAQSNNACLEEIPQKPYLEKKINIPLTIPKEPTCIPHTQAIVDEKPPWEVEDPNAAESNDPRSSDIDSENDQASDDHSSDDSVNTEDRNEPQASICEEVAKDEAAIDAKSASSVLAKQPAKGPATKSTKGSRCGGLALYFLLSATLLLFGMHAWRFGLPMSVSQLAAHLELHWLEGVGPITEECSRDCRAHLVESIPVGLYPSSPSPQHSTAATWLKLLDQANSSVSIAAFYVTLRSNDSKFAGSVDIQGREVFEQLKQLPSKHVKLSIAVNGPQTSTQDTSELAAAGVNIREVDLKSISGGIVHTKLLLVDQKHFYLGSANMDWRSLTQVKEVGVVIEDCSCLAQDAARILEMYWSLNGSLPLYWPARFTALSRSRDPLKLNLNGVAAKVYLSSSPPQISTRGREDDLHAILSVIEDAQEFIFISVMDYLPLTEFTEPIRFWPAIDSALRAAACARGMKLRLLVSCWEHSPAAMFTFLQSLLVLNRPPMKCDIEVKIFTVPTTVDQMKIPFARVNHAKFMVTDRVLYIGTSNWSETYFTETAGVGLVVNQTDSKVRQGQRTLQSQAEELFLRDWRSHYSSTLSATDVRVCPRMSH; encoded by the exons ATGCATATGGTTTTGCGACCCAGAAAATCAATGAATCGCAATTATGAGGACGACgaacaagaagaaacagcagaaACAACCAAAATGCCAATGAGGAGGTCCTTCCGCCTGGCGCAGAGACCCACGGACGCG GACTTCGAGGACTTGGACTCTGAAACTGTGCACGGTGAGGTGATGGAGAGAGTGCAGACTGATGATGAAGAATCCATGGAGGAAAACGATGACACG GAAATGAAGCGCTGCAGCGTTGTGCTGGACCGTCTCGGCGATAAGGCCACGCGAAGAGAACCTGAGGAGCGAGACGACATGAGCCGCAAAAGCGCCAAGCCTGCCTCCCGCATCCCAACTTTCCATAAGCGGCCTGCTGTTGTGAGCGCAGAGCTGCCTGTCTCAAAAAAAGAGCCTCCTCCAAACCTGGTTCAGCCTACTGACAAACCTGCAAATGTTGACGTATCCAAGACCAAAATACTTGAACCCCACCTCCAGCCACTGGTCCGCACCCCTAAAGTCATTTTGGAGGCTCGCACCACCCCGTTCAGCATAGAACAAATGGCCGCAGGGGCTGCCCCCCAAAACTACGTCTTGTGTGAGGCAGTACCACCCAGTCTGATCCTCAGCCCCAGGCCTGCCCTCAGAGCAGAGGAGAATCCCATCCGAGGGGAAAACGAGAGCCAACGCACGGAAATGGACAGCGCTGCAAGCAGACTTCCGCTCATGGCCGCCCAAAGCAATAACGCATGTCTGGAAGAAATTCCTCAGAAGCCTTATTTAGAGAAAAAGATCAATATTCCTCTAACAATACCCAAAGAGCCCACCTGCATACCCCACACACAAGCTATTGTGGACGAAAAACCACCATGGGAGGTCGAAGATCCAAACGCAGCTGAGTCAAATGACCCAAGATCATCAGACATAGATAGTGAGAATGATCAGGCATCGGATGATCACTCCTCAGATGATTCTGTCAATACAGAGGACCGCAATGAACCACAAGCAAGCATTTGCGAGGAGGTTGCAAAGGACGAAGCTGCAATTGACGCCAAATCGGCCTCTTCTGTGCTAGCAAAGCAGCCTGCTAAAGGTCCAGCAACCAagtcaacaaaa GGATCCCGATGCGGAGGCTTGGCCCTCTACTTCTTGCTGTCGGCAACTCTGCTGCTGTTTGGTATGCACGCGTGGCGCTTCGGCCTCCCCATGTCGGTCAGCCAACTCGCTGCTCATCTGGAGCTGCACTGGCTGGAGGGCGTGGGCCCCATCACGGAGGAGTGTAGCAGAGATTGTAG GGCTCATTTGGTGGAGAGCATTCCCGTGGGTTTGTACCCGTCCAGTCCGTCGCCGCAGCACAGCACAGCGGCCACCTGGCTCAAGCTGCTGGACCAAGCCAACAGCTCGGTCAGCATCGCCGCTTTCTACGTGACGCTGCGGAGCAACGATTCCAAGTTTGCCGGCTCCGTGGACATTCAG GGCAGGGAGGTCTTTGAGCAGCTGAAGCAACTTCCATCCAAACATGTGAAGCTCAGTATAGCCGTGAATGGCCCACAGACCTCCACTCAGGACACGAGTGAATTGGCTGCAGCAG GTGTCAACATCAGGGAGGTGGATCTGAAGTCTATATCTGGAGGTATCGTGCACACCAAACTGCTGCTGGTTGATCAGAAGCACTTCTACTTGGGTAGTGCCAACATGGACTGGCGTTCTTTGACTCAG GTGAAGGAGGTCGGTGTTGTCATAGAGGACTGCAGCTGCCTGGCGCAAGACGCCGCTCGTATCTTGGAGATGTACTGGAGCCTCAATGGATCCCTGCCACTCTATTGGCCAGCTCGCTTCACCGCCCTGTCCAGGTCCCGGGATCCTCTGAAGCTCAACTTGAACGGAGTCGCCGCCAAAGTCTACTTGTCT AGTTCCCCACCACAGATCTCAACGCGAGGACGCGAGGACGATCTCCACGCCATCTTGTCCGTCATCGAGGATGCTCAGGAATTTATTTTTATCTCTGTCATGGACTATCTTCCTCTTACGGAGTTCACCGAGCCAATCAG GTTCTGGCCCGCCATCGACTCGGCCCTACGCGCAGCAGCTTGCGCGCGAGGTATGAAACTCCGTCTCCTGGTCAGCTGCTGGGAGCACTCGCCTGCCGCCATGTTCACCTTCCTGCAGTCGTTGCTAGTTCTCAACAGGCCGCCCATGAAATGCGACATTGAAGTG AAAATTTTCACAGTGCCCACGACCGTAGACCAGATGAAGATCCCCTTTGCTCGAGTCAACCACGCCAAGTTTATGGTCACCGACAGAGTTCTCTATATCG GCACATCCAACTGGTCCGAGACCTACTTTACCGAGACCGCCGGAGTGGGTTTGGTGGTGAACCAGACAGATTCCAAGGTCAGACAAGGCCAGCGGACATTGCAGAGCCAAGCAGAGGAGCTCTTCCTCCGAGACTGGAGGTCTCATTACTCCAGCACACTGTCGGCCACCGACGTCAGAGTCTGCCCTCGTATGTCACACTAA
- the pld7 gene encoding 5'-3' exonuclease PLD3 isoform X4, which translates to MDFEDLDSETVHGEVMERVQTDDEESMEENDDTEMKRCSVVLDRLGDKATRREPEERDDMSRKSAKPASRIPTFHKRPAVVSAELPVSKKEPPPNLVQPTDKPANVDVSKTKILEPHLQPLVRTPKVILEARTTPFSIEQMAAGAAPQNYVLCEAVPPSLILSPRPALRAEENPIRGENESQRTEMDSAASRLPLMAAQSNNACLEEIPQKPYLEKKINIPLTIPKEPTCIPHTQAIVDEKPPWEVEDPNAAESNDPRSSDIDSENDQASDDHSSDDSVNTEDRNEPQASICEEVAKDEAAIDAKSASSVLAKQPAKGPATKSTKGSRCGGLALYFLLSATLLLFGMHAWRFGLPMSVSQLAAHLELHWLEGVGPITEECSRDCRAHLVESIPVGLYPSSPSPQHSTAATWLKLLDQANSSVSIAAFYVTLRSNDSKFAGSVDIQGREVFEQLKQLPSKHVKLSIAVNGPQTSTQDTSELAAAGVNIREVDLKSISGGIVHTKLLLVDQKHFYLGSANMDWRSLTQVKEVGVVIEDCSCLAQDAARILEMYWSLNGSLPLYWPARFTALSRSRDPLKLNLNGVAAKVYLSSSPPQISTRGREDDLHAILSVIEDAQEFIFISVMDYLPLTEFTEPIRFWPAIDSALRAAACARGMKLRLLVSCWEHSPAAMFTFLQSLLVLNRPPMKCDIEVKIFTVPTTVDQMKIPFARVNHAKFMVTDRVLYIGTSNWSETYFTETAGVGLVVNQTDSKVRQGQRTLQSQAEELFLRDWRSHYSSTLSATDVRVCPRMSH; encoded by the exons ATG GACTTCGAGGACTTGGACTCTGAAACTGTGCACGGTGAGGTGATGGAGAGAGTGCAGACTGATGATGAAGAATCCATGGAGGAAAACGATGACACG GAAATGAAGCGCTGCAGCGTTGTGCTGGACCGTCTCGGCGATAAGGCCACGCGAAGAGAACCTGAGGAGCGAGACGACATGAGCCGCAAAAGCGCCAAGCCTGCCTCCCGCATCCCAACTTTCCATAAGCGGCCTGCTGTTGTGAGCGCAGAGCTGCCTGTCTCAAAAAAAGAGCCTCCTCCAAACCTGGTTCAGCCTACTGACAAACCTGCAAATGTTGACGTATCCAAGACCAAAATACTTGAACCCCACCTCCAGCCACTGGTCCGCACCCCTAAAGTCATTTTGGAGGCTCGCACCACCCCGTTCAGCATAGAACAAATGGCCGCAGGGGCTGCCCCCCAAAACTACGTCTTGTGTGAGGCAGTACCACCCAGTCTGATCCTCAGCCCCAGGCCTGCCCTCAGAGCAGAGGAGAATCCCATCCGAGGGGAAAACGAGAGCCAACGCACGGAAATGGACAGCGCTGCAAGCAGACTTCCGCTCATGGCCGCCCAAAGCAATAACGCATGTCTGGAAGAAATTCCTCAGAAGCCTTATTTAGAGAAAAAGATCAATATTCCTCTAACAATACCCAAAGAGCCCACCTGCATACCCCACACACAAGCTATTGTGGACGAAAAACCACCATGGGAGGTCGAAGATCCAAACGCAGCTGAGTCAAATGACCCAAGATCATCAGACATAGATAGTGAGAATGATCAGGCATCGGATGATCACTCCTCAGATGATTCTGTCAATACAGAGGACCGCAATGAACCACAAGCAAGCATTTGCGAGGAGGTTGCAAAGGACGAAGCTGCAATTGACGCCAAATCGGCCTCTTCTGTGCTAGCAAAGCAGCCTGCTAAAGGTCCAGCAACCAagtcaacaaaa GGATCCCGATGCGGAGGCTTGGCCCTCTACTTCTTGCTGTCGGCAACTCTGCTGCTGTTTGGTATGCACGCGTGGCGCTTCGGCCTCCCCATGTCGGTCAGCCAACTCGCTGCTCATCTGGAGCTGCACTGGCTGGAGGGCGTGGGCCCCATCACGGAGGAGTGTAGCAGAGATTGTAG GGCTCATTTGGTGGAGAGCATTCCCGTGGGTTTGTACCCGTCCAGTCCGTCGCCGCAGCACAGCACAGCGGCCACCTGGCTCAAGCTGCTGGACCAAGCCAACAGCTCGGTCAGCATCGCCGCTTTCTACGTGACGCTGCGGAGCAACGATTCCAAGTTTGCCGGCTCCGTGGACATTCAG GGCAGGGAGGTCTTTGAGCAGCTGAAGCAACTTCCATCCAAACATGTGAAGCTCAGTATAGCCGTGAATGGCCCACAGACCTCCACTCAGGACACGAGTGAATTGGCTGCAGCAG GTGTCAACATCAGGGAGGTGGATCTGAAGTCTATATCTGGAGGTATCGTGCACACCAAACTGCTGCTGGTTGATCAGAAGCACTTCTACTTGGGTAGTGCCAACATGGACTGGCGTTCTTTGACTCAG GTGAAGGAGGTCGGTGTTGTCATAGAGGACTGCAGCTGCCTGGCGCAAGACGCCGCTCGTATCTTGGAGATGTACTGGAGCCTCAATGGATCCCTGCCACTCTATTGGCCAGCTCGCTTCACCGCCCTGTCCAGGTCCCGGGATCCTCTGAAGCTCAACTTGAACGGAGTCGCCGCCAAAGTCTACTTGTCT AGTTCCCCACCACAGATCTCAACGCGAGGACGCGAGGACGATCTCCACGCCATCTTGTCCGTCATCGAGGATGCTCAGGAATTTATTTTTATCTCTGTCATGGACTATCTTCCTCTTACGGAGTTCACCGAGCCAATCAG GTTCTGGCCCGCCATCGACTCGGCCCTACGCGCAGCAGCTTGCGCGCGAGGTATGAAACTCCGTCTCCTGGTCAGCTGCTGGGAGCACTCGCCTGCCGCCATGTTCACCTTCCTGCAGTCGTTGCTAGTTCTCAACAGGCCGCCCATGAAATGCGACATTGAAGTG AAAATTTTCACAGTGCCCACGACCGTAGACCAGATGAAGATCCCCTTTGCTCGAGTCAACCACGCCAAGTTTATGGTCACCGACAGAGTTCTCTATATCG GCACATCCAACTGGTCCGAGACCTACTTTACCGAGACCGCCGGAGTGGGTTTGGTGGTGAACCAGACAGATTCCAAGGTCAGACAAGGCCAGCGGACATTGCAGAGCCAAGCAGAGGAGCTCTTCCTCCGAGACTGGAGGTCTCATTACTCCAGCACACTGTCGGCCACCGACGTCAGAGTCTGCCCTCGTATGTCACACTAA
- the pld7 gene encoding 5'-3' exonuclease PLD3 isoform X3, translating to MDFEDLDSETVHGEVMERVQTDDEESMEENDDTFYLQEMKRCSVVLDRLGDKATRREPEERDDMSRKSAKPASRIPTFHKRPAVVSAELPVSKKEPPPNLVQPTDKPANVDVSKTKILEPHLQPLVRTPKVILEARTTPFSIEQMAAGAAPQNYVLCEAVPPSLILSPRPALRAEENPIRGENESQRTEMDSAASRLPLMAAQSNNACLEEIPQKPYLEKKINIPLTIPKEPTCIPHTQAIVDEKPPWEVEDPNAAESNDPRSSDIDSENDQASDDHSSDDSVNTEDRNEPQASICEEVAKDEAAIDAKSASSVLAKQPAKGPATKSTKGSRCGGLALYFLLSATLLLFGMHAWRFGLPMSVSQLAAHLELHWLEGVGPITEECSRDCRAHLVESIPVGLYPSSPSPQHSTAATWLKLLDQANSSVSIAAFYVTLRSNDSKFAGSVDIQGREVFEQLKQLPSKHVKLSIAVNGPQTSTQDTSELAAAGVNIREVDLKSISGGIVHTKLLLVDQKHFYLGSANMDWRSLTQVKEVGVVIEDCSCLAQDAARILEMYWSLNGSLPLYWPARFTALSRSRDPLKLNLNGVAAKVYLSSSPPQISTRGREDDLHAILSVIEDAQEFIFISVMDYLPLTEFTEPIRFWPAIDSALRAAACARGMKLRLLVSCWEHSPAAMFTFLQSLLVLNRPPMKCDIEVKIFTVPTTVDQMKIPFARVNHAKFMVTDRVLYIGTSNWSETYFTETAGVGLVVNQTDSKVRQGQRTLQSQAEELFLRDWRSHYSSTLSATDVRVCPRMSH from the exons ATG GACTTCGAGGACTTGGACTCTGAAACTGTGCACGGTGAGGTGATGGAGAGAGTGCAGACTGATGATGAAGAATCCATGGAGGAAAACGATGACACG TTTTATCTTCAGGAAATGAAGCGCTGCAGCGTTGTGCTGGACCGTCTCGGCGATAAGGCCACGCGAAGAGAACCTGAGGAGCGAGACGACATGAGCCGCAAAAGCGCCAAGCCTGCCTCCCGCATCCCAACTTTCCATAAGCGGCCTGCTGTTGTGAGCGCAGAGCTGCCTGTCTCAAAAAAAGAGCCTCCTCCAAACCTGGTTCAGCCTACTGACAAACCTGCAAATGTTGACGTATCCAAGACCAAAATACTTGAACCCCACCTCCAGCCACTGGTCCGCACCCCTAAAGTCATTTTGGAGGCTCGCACCACCCCGTTCAGCATAGAACAAATGGCCGCAGGGGCTGCCCCCCAAAACTACGTCTTGTGTGAGGCAGTACCACCCAGTCTGATCCTCAGCCCCAGGCCTGCCCTCAGAGCAGAGGAGAATCCCATCCGAGGGGAAAACGAGAGCCAACGCACGGAAATGGACAGCGCTGCAAGCAGACTTCCGCTCATGGCCGCCCAAAGCAATAACGCATGTCTGGAAGAAATTCCTCAGAAGCCTTATTTAGAGAAAAAGATCAATATTCCTCTAACAATACCCAAAGAGCCCACCTGCATACCCCACACACAAGCTATTGTGGACGAAAAACCACCATGGGAGGTCGAAGATCCAAACGCAGCTGAGTCAAATGACCCAAGATCATCAGACATAGATAGTGAGAATGATCAGGCATCGGATGATCACTCCTCAGATGATTCTGTCAATACAGAGGACCGCAATGAACCACAAGCAAGCATTTGCGAGGAGGTTGCAAAGGACGAAGCTGCAATTGACGCCAAATCGGCCTCTTCTGTGCTAGCAAAGCAGCCTGCTAAAGGTCCAGCAACCAagtcaacaaaa GGATCCCGATGCGGAGGCTTGGCCCTCTACTTCTTGCTGTCGGCAACTCTGCTGCTGTTTGGTATGCACGCGTGGCGCTTCGGCCTCCCCATGTCGGTCAGCCAACTCGCTGCTCATCTGGAGCTGCACTGGCTGGAGGGCGTGGGCCCCATCACGGAGGAGTGTAGCAGAGATTGTAG GGCTCATTTGGTGGAGAGCATTCCCGTGGGTTTGTACCCGTCCAGTCCGTCGCCGCAGCACAGCACAGCGGCCACCTGGCTCAAGCTGCTGGACCAAGCCAACAGCTCGGTCAGCATCGCCGCTTTCTACGTGACGCTGCGGAGCAACGATTCCAAGTTTGCCGGCTCCGTGGACATTCAG GGCAGGGAGGTCTTTGAGCAGCTGAAGCAACTTCCATCCAAACATGTGAAGCTCAGTATAGCCGTGAATGGCCCACAGACCTCCACTCAGGACACGAGTGAATTGGCTGCAGCAG GTGTCAACATCAGGGAGGTGGATCTGAAGTCTATATCTGGAGGTATCGTGCACACCAAACTGCTGCTGGTTGATCAGAAGCACTTCTACTTGGGTAGTGCCAACATGGACTGGCGTTCTTTGACTCAG GTGAAGGAGGTCGGTGTTGTCATAGAGGACTGCAGCTGCCTGGCGCAAGACGCCGCTCGTATCTTGGAGATGTACTGGAGCCTCAATGGATCCCTGCCACTCTATTGGCCAGCTCGCTTCACCGCCCTGTCCAGGTCCCGGGATCCTCTGAAGCTCAACTTGAACGGAGTCGCCGCCAAAGTCTACTTGTCT AGTTCCCCACCACAGATCTCAACGCGAGGACGCGAGGACGATCTCCACGCCATCTTGTCCGTCATCGAGGATGCTCAGGAATTTATTTTTATCTCTGTCATGGACTATCTTCCTCTTACGGAGTTCACCGAGCCAATCAG GTTCTGGCCCGCCATCGACTCGGCCCTACGCGCAGCAGCTTGCGCGCGAGGTATGAAACTCCGTCTCCTGGTCAGCTGCTGGGAGCACTCGCCTGCCGCCATGTTCACCTTCCTGCAGTCGTTGCTAGTTCTCAACAGGCCGCCCATGAAATGCGACATTGAAGTG AAAATTTTCACAGTGCCCACGACCGTAGACCAGATGAAGATCCCCTTTGCTCGAGTCAACCACGCCAAGTTTATGGTCACCGACAGAGTTCTCTATATCG GCACATCCAACTGGTCCGAGACCTACTTTACCGAGACCGCCGGAGTGGGTTTGGTGGTGAACCAGACAGATTCCAAGGTCAGACAAGGCCAGCGGACATTGCAGAGCCAAGCAGAGGAGCTCTTCCTCCGAGACTGGAGGTCTCATTACTCCAGCACACTGTCGGCCACCGACGTCAGAGTCTGCCCTCGTATGTCACACTAA